The genomic window ATGATTATGAAGTTTGTCCGAGAAATTATTGTTGATATTTAGGATTGATTATTCATAAGGAAATAGAAATTGAAGAGATGCTATCTATAGGATTAAAATATGTtggataaaatgaaaaaaatgcaATTAGAATATTATTGGATTATGGATCACTTGCCAATTTGAAGAGAAATTTTATAAGGCAGCTATGCTACCAGCTATATATTCTATGAAGAGAATGTTGGACTATTAGAAAATATCTTTGCATAAGATGAATATAGCGTAATAAAAATATTGAGATGGATGCGTCAtaataccaaaaaaaaaggaataagaaATAATGTTATTTATAAAAAGGTAAAGGCAGTACTAATTGGGaataaaatgaaagaagaatGACTTAGATGTTTGAACATTATAATGTAAAACATAAGATGTACTAATGTGAAGGAGTGATTTGATAGAGTATAAGGACTGAGGTGACAAAAAATCATCCAAGATAAAGTAATAAAGACTAAATATTGCTAATCTTTCAAAAAGTATAGTTCTAAACTGAGTAGAATGGAGAAAAAGGATTCATGTAGTCAATCCCATCTGTTTGAGATCAAGGCTTAGCTGGGATGAGttgaattttataaaattttaagttacgaTAAACATATTGTAAAGGAACATCAAACAtttctactttttttttaaaaaaaaacacacacacaaataACATGAATAGGAATATGCTAAGGGAAGATTAGCACTTAGTTTTCTTTTTATGCTTAAAAAAGAACCGATAGGTACATGCATAgagatatatgtgtgtgtgcacgTGTATCCGTGTGAACATGATTAGTCAAGTTTTGGGTTTTAGgtatgaatttctctaaacctaaatctAATTGAGAATGCAACCTCAATCCAATTATTTATTGGGTGCAACTTTCATACCCAAATCTCATATCTTGGGTTGATGACGGTCAACTTAGCTGGTTATCATTCTTCATTGACACCTTTAAGTGAAGTTATTCAGAGTTTTCCTTGCTTTAGGATATCCTCTATTCTACTATTAAATTCAAACTGTTAGGCATCCCCTTCATGAAGCTCCAACTAATTCgcctgcaaaatttattttccaatAACACTCTGGAGTGCTACTTCCATTCAAATTTTCCTCCCTATTAGACTCTAATTATATGTGAACACATGACACACATGAAAAGGACAATCTGACAATGTGATAGTAGTTAAAACTATATTTGGATGTTGGTTAAATGATGGATAATATAAAGTTATCCAGCTAACTAATCAAGCACCACTCAAAAAGTGGGGACTAAATTTGTTCAATCAACCAGAGAAAAAGTACTATCTTTCTGCTTTTATACTTTTCACAACTTTATCTCACTAATCATAGGAGAACCAACCAACCAAAATATGAACCAAGTAATTTACTAGTTAGCTATTTACGGGGTGAATATGAATGGTTAGAGTTATTCAATCAATGGTTAGTTATTCGGCATCCCAAAATACAACCTATTAAAATCAAAGATAGAGAATTAGATATCATAACCAactatgttttattttttttttaaaaaaacgctcgaatttaaaaatttttacttatCAACAGAGCATAGCCAGCCATCATTTCTCACGTGGATGGCACGTGCATCCAGTGCTAGTTAACATAATGAATCCCGAGCTTTCCCCATCAAAATGGGGTTGGATCAGACAAAAAGGACGATCCAAGATATTTTCTTCAGGAAATGGGTCAACTAGAACGTGTAGTGTTTCCTCCAGCCCCTACCAGCCATTACCACTCTGATGCTACCTCTCATTGCCTTGGATTTTTACTGCCCTAAGCTTCTGTAAGTACTCTTAAGCAGCCCAAACAAAACAATCCATTAGGCTACACTAAACATTTTGATGTGCACCCAAATTGATGTCTTTGGAAAATAAGAACACTATGGGCTTTTAACTCAAGGAAGTAGGTTACATCCCTCCACACGTTTACCTCATCATGATGGCTTAACCATAAAGAAAGTTCTCAGACCACACTATAGCAACTCCAGAGGCTAACGCAACATTTTAGCTCAAGGAAGTAGATTCCATTTCTCCTTACATTTACCCCATCATGTTGCCTTAACCATAAAGAAAGTTCTCAGGGCACAGTTTAGCAACTCCAGAGGCTAACACGACAGTAGCACTATAAACACATTAAAAGCTTCTGGGGCTGGTGGACCCAGTGGTTGGTCTTCTTTCACCAACCACCAGGTGGGAACCTTCCGACACCGCATCAAAGGccttgcgcgcgcgcgcgcacacacggaGATCCAGAAAGGGGAAGAAGGAAAGCTGGGAGTGCTCTAAGCAAGAGGTGATGGCAAAGCCAGCCATGAGTTCCACCCTGAAGAAGAGTATTATGATCTCAGTGGCACTGCTGCTCCTCTTTGCCTCAAGGAAGAGCATTGGAGGTGAAGTGGTGGTGAAGATGGGATGCTCTGGGAAATTAGGGGACTGTCTTTGGGAGAAAGGAgaggagatggagatggagatGGACTCGGAGACCAGCAGAAGAGTATTATGGGCTGCCCACAAGAAGTACATCAGCTATGAGGCTCTCAAGAGGGATGTGGTGCCTTGCTCCAAGCCTGGGGTTCCCTACTACAACTGCCGTGCCCTTCCCAAGGCCAGTCCCTACAGTAGGGGCTGCGAAGCCATCTCTGAGTGTAGGGGAGGATAAATCTAATGATGCATAGAGATAATGAGAGCAAGTGGAATCTCATGTGTTCTTCTGCTTTGCTTGGAATGCAATCAAGTTTTTATGTCAGTATAATCatgcttatattatttttctcaaaaatcatgcttatattattttaaattcggTTTGCAGACATAGGTCATGATCTTTATGATGTCTGGTTTTGGATTTCTTTTTGGACAATGTATTCCGATCATGATGCATTGCTGTTTGAGTCGAGTGGACTGCAGctgtttttttctttcttttttttttttttttttggtggtgaaCAGGGGAGTACAGTTGTTGGTACAATGCTGGGCAAGCATACCGCTGAGCCAATTCTGGCAGGGCTCATATCCATCCAAAGGAAACGTACTAATGTAGCCAGATTCCGTCAAAGCATGTGAACCTTGGGCCCTAATGTAGCTAGATTCCAAACCAATTCAGTTCATTAATTTTTTGCTTGCATCATTATTTTGAACTTAAAGCCTGGTTGGACTAATGGCAAAATTCAACTTAGTCGGACCGCTGCAGCCAAAATTTTATCCATAAATTAATATGGATTAGATCCTCAAAAGCCGTTCTGATATAAGTCCAAATTATTCTGGTTTTTAACTCTAATTATGAGTCTAAGTTGGTTTAGTATTGGAAAAATCACAGTGAGGCCCTTTCAACTTTTCATGGTTTATACTTATacctcaaaaattttaatttttttaattaaattatagatcctaGATTTTGGTTATAATATGATCGAGGGATCTGTCTTCATAAGGATccataaaaatataattgaaaaatttagatataaaattttattaatatttttattgatcgAATTAgaagaattatattttgaaaggaaTGAAAATCCGAAAAAAAAGATACATTAGTTATTTCATAGCCGCAGTTAATGACATTTGTGTTTGGATACATGCCTGGATCGCATTGCATCCGATTTGTAACTTTTATGTTCTAATTGAAAACATCGGAACATTTAGAATGTAAGTGCAAATCATAAAAAATTGAAGGATGttcatgtgaatttttttttgtttttagtatGTGCAATTGATTGGCTGAATCCATTGGTTCAAGGTTGGCTCAGTATTCACGTTCACACAATCATGCTTTGTCATATTAATGCACCTTTCAAAACATTGATGCCTTTGTaatccaataatttttttcttttaaaaaataacttGTTGTTTTTGAGGATTTTGGCAGCACTGTGGCTTAGCAGTGGGCCATCCTGGCCTAGGTAGCTCAAACGATGCGAACTCTGGGATCGAGCTCAAGCTTTAGAACCTTAGGTCCATGTAAACCCAAAATGTAGGGGCCTTATGAATTGAGAACACGACCTGCAAGCCCCtttgaattttatttaaaatttagaaaattatattattgaATTCATATATATGGCTTTTCCTACGTTAAAGCCAAGACATATCTTAAATCATTTGGGAactttgaaaatactttttcCATCAATACCATGACTCTTAGTTAAATCCAAAAGCCGCACAAAGAGTTATCTAAAACTCAAGAATAATTCTATTTTACAACTTCAAGCCAATTTTTGATTCTTATAATGACCATATTAGCTAGAAATAATAATAGGAAACTTCCAAATGTGAACCTCCACATGTCAAATAGATATGTAAAACTGAAGTTATGCTTCTGTAAGGcagttgattaaaaaaaaatctaaaacttaACAATCTCAATCCTCATggaaaatttaatttgcatcAACAGGACTGAGTTTTAATCCTATCATGCTACATTAACACCCATCGCTGTAAATTAACATGCAGCCTTCTTTCTAGCTCTTGCTCCTACCTATTGATGCTTAATGCTATCTTTACGAATTTGCATCCTGAGAATGATCACAGTGTTTCTCCTAGATCAATTTCTAATGATGGCATGAACTTTAATGTTAAATGTCTCATgtgaaaattagatcataatattTTCAAGTTTGTTTTGAAAACTactaatatgattagatgatgAGCATTTGATGATTCCAATATTTTCCCTTGAGAGGTGTGAGACCCGGCCTATTTGGCCTAGCCCAAAATAGAAATGGGTCCAAGAAGACAATGGAATCGAGGAaggaaagaccttcttttctcctATTTTGAGTCAGAAGAGTCCGACTCTAGCTCCTCAACTTTAGTGGAGGTTAAGAAACCCAAGCCTTCACCATCTATAAAACCCAAAGTTCCCTCTTGAGGCATTAGATGTTCTCCatcatggaaagaagaagaagaaggccctACCACAATTGCCAGCACTAGAGCCGAAGTATCGCTACCTCTTAGCTCACCAACGCACTTGTCTTCCTCTTATCCTTACATTTTGTAGCCATCATTGGTCAGGATCTCATCGAGAGTGTGATAtcccagccaaaaaaaaaaaaaaaaatcctcttaaGCTAGCACATGCTCAtggaataaaaaagaaaaataaatcaaaacttccaaaggagttctttcCTTTTTCGACTGAGACTCCGATTTCAATTGGGAGTTGAAGTTTTTGGCCTCAAACTCTAGATTTTCCATCTTTGTGCCACCGGATTTTAGCCCAGATGTCGCCAAGAAAGCTAGGTAAGGGCCAGCAGTTCTCGATTGACCCTCATCTACTTCTTCCTTAGTCAATGGATCTTGGATTCTGGCTGCTGgcattttttttgagaatttgaactctcttttcccttggattttCTTGAAAATCCAattctttttctctatttttcagcCACCCTATCGTTGGACACCAATTGCCATATGAAGGTCTTCTATAACCAATCCTCCAGCCATAGCCACCGTTGTCGGTGGAGCCTCCCTTTGTTTCGGGGAAAGAAGAGGAGGAATCCCCTATTTTGCTAAAAAatcatgggaagaagaagaagagagaaaagaaaaagaggaagaaagaaaaaaaaaagaagagatagaaaaggaaaaaaaaagagagagtttctctttcttctctctttctctcacctttctctctcttttactttctctctattttctctccatAATATTTGCtctttaaaattatttctttcgattgaagttttctctctcttagattagtctagtgaaagatttttttcaataattttgattgaatttagTGAAGGATCCTGATTCGTGGTCATTCGACGGCGTACCAACACCTATCTTGATCAGATCCAgatactattagatttgatcatccataatttttgataaaccatttatatgttagatgtatgtcctagaagccaatatgatagacatattgtaataattctaggacatatatttgtacttaaactagatacatattctaaagagtttagaatttgaaatatgtataattaatttttaaattactcacgatcgatggatcatcatggggacGGTGATTGATCTGGTTAGATCGACATATGGATCGGTTCCTttggggtagatgagtctcaagtctacgatgtagagatattgagtaagagtgtgggtggttgttagagaatattgGTACTGAGCATAATCATATAAGAgatcacatagatgtctactcactcatcagtgattttctcgatactTTAGTAGTGTGAATGATTTCTTGACCTATAGTGCCTCGGTTGCTCACAGTGGGATTGATGTAGTTTGATTGCATATAAATATGGTCTCTTAGCTATTTGGATCCTTatagtatatgttggctacagtagttTATTGTAAGAGTAGGATATACACttggatgggatctatcaatcttagtagataaggagtagtAAATGGATTTGAGAAGATAAGTCCATAAGTCTGTGACCACAGCAAGGTGATTAATGAAAAGGAGTTTCCATGACTTTCATATTTTAGACTTAAGCTAATTGAATATTTCATATGAtagatgttaggatttgatgaattttcataacctccatcttatcaggactcacgatagaagaactggatCATATGGcaactacacctaggggttctattttctattctattggattgccaccacatgctgctagacatcatTAGTGGATTGTCTAGAATCATTCTGGATTGATGATTCTTGATGGatgtgagttagaattattttaatctattaaaagatattttaataatactatgatggagatcatggtatgtctcactactagacagaataaaatctatgaggtcacacacaaaagagattcttgactgatcagatggttgagttacgattatgaatcgtaataagatttaattattaatatgattgataatacaaaagttacaattaataatttactaagtgttagtgaatcataggaggattaattaattGACAATTGAATTACTAtttgactcaatctgattgagctatgggttgaaatcagatctaattgaattagatttaatttagtttgatttagatttgattagatcaagtctaattagattataaaataaCCTAATTGTAAAAGAAGATCAATTCCTAATTTAACtagaacttgattcaatcaatctcctaattaaattaggatctaatcaagatttaattgaatttctaattgaattagaaattaacttAATTGGGATACAATCTAatcttaaattggttaggattaaatcaaatttgaatcagcaAATAAAGAATCTCAGTTGGATTGGGATTCCATCTCCActatgtggggaaaattcagtgcaggggtaaaatgataattttaaaattttttaaaatcattattttacagcgaaaattattaattaatctaattaattaataaaaatttatcatatactaggatctaaatatgatatatagcatgcatgcatttaaatttaaaattcgaatttgaacagtaaacactttactgtaatgtgttcagaacacaatacctttgtgcggttagtagatcgccgtaatctgatcaccgtcgagagagtctgatcatcgtgatacagctacatagtgtgtctggcctctgcggatcatctacacgaagcttccggtctgatcgactcctcacgagtgctagctcattgtagagccctttcgacggccgatgctgatcgaactccttcgatcgatgtctgtcgattctttggatgctctggatcatcagcagacatgcttgagaggatgttgaagatcttcttaaaatttagTGAGctgacgacactcgtagctcaccttctcacttctcgaactccaggctgaaaccctgaagaactcactgaaaccctgcgcacactttttctttcttttttttctttttctctcagaaggatatagaccttcaccttgcacacaaggattccttacgcccagattttctcttcaaaatttttcttgcacacgccccactcttttcctccttttaaaacaacaaccaaggtcttatccacgtgagaggataaagatgagtaattgcacatttgaattcaaatcaaattttgaattcaaatgaaaactaatttatctctatccactaagggcgtgagaagaggagggcgtggcttaatttgtgcatgagtgatttcatgagaagcattttttcgtgtaataaatggggcgctaaaagaggataaggtcaaggtgctaagattggttgcttattcaaattcaaactttattttgaatttgaatggccaaccaatcatccttatccactcatttgatgtATTAAAGTAGggtatgaggagggctttgcatgaggaaaaattcatgagaacttccttctcgtgaattcaaatgggcgcagttgaagtgaggtggcgcaggaagaatgggtcaaggtggtttcattatttaaaccaacctaattgaaccaaataagttaggtccaattagactaatttaaacccaactaaattaggcttaattaggctcaataaaatcttaatcaaatcaaaattgattaagcccaacccctgatcaaatcaggaatcaaaccatctcgacgattaggtcaactcttaacctaatcgggtcaaacccaactgaatccaattcaattggacttgatccaaaaataattactcaatcaaattaagttaattagtgatcaaatcactaattaaacctctcataaatattgagtccaaattcgatgggtaatcgggcatcagaattcatcgatatgtaaccctgatcgaagagtcccaaaccagtgagactcttgaccccagtacccaaaatgtgtgggacttgtgatcagagaattctgattcttgatcatagagtctcagacacgtaggactcatagtccacgagcattaggactcttcatcagccatcagatcagataggaatttttaatgtgtgtgaccccacaggttcgaacctaagccggtagcacaggaaccaattcctgtactaatcaaagtgaccgtctagcaatggtacccgacgatcggataagtcgaatagtctcaatcgcaacactcagaacctacatgaatatggttactgtataattcatccttttgacctttgtgtttaggatgactcagggttaaactgtcaactc from Elaeis guineensis isolate ETL-2024a chromosome 9, EG11, whole genome shotgun sequence includes these protein-coding regions:
- the LOC105034530 gene encoding protein RALF-like 33, translating into MAKPAMSSTLKKSIMISVALLLLFASRKSIGGEVVVKMGCSGKLGDCLWEKGEEMEMEMDSETSRRVLWAAHKKYISYEALKRDVVPCSKPGVPYYNCRALPKASPYSRGCEAISECRGG